Proteins from one Ornithobacterium rhinotracheale genomic window:
- a CDS encoding N-acetylmuramoyl-L-alanine amidase, whose product MKEINTKVYPSAGHWAKDSGAVANGYIERDEMDKLRNMIVARLKARGHAYNTDDNSESNRVYQGRIRKELRTGDVVMDLHLNAGRPEATGVEVYISQNAGTDSKKLAKEAVDGLAKIMGIANRGVKTDNQSQHSRIGILNLRGTAVLIEFAFITNKSDMAKYKANVGKIADFLTELLIKYDKNG is encoded by the coding sequence ATGAAAGAAATTAATACCAAAGTTTATCCTAGTGCAGGACATTGGGCAAAAGACAGCGGCGCAGTAGCGAATGGCTACATTGAGCGCGACGAAATGGACAAGCTCCGCAATATGATCGTAGCAAGGCTTAAAGCCCGTGGACACGCTTATAATACCGATGATAATTCAGAAAGTAACCGCGTGTATCAAGGGCGTATCCGCAAGGAACTGCGCACGGGTGATGTGGTGATGGATTTGCACCTTAATGCTGGACGACCCGAAGCCACAGGCGTGGAAGTTTACATAAGCCAAAACGCGGGTACAGATAGTAAAAAATTAGCCAAAGAAGCTGTGGACGGCTTGGCTAAAATCATGGGAATAGCCAACAGAGGTGTGAAAACTGATAACCAAAGCCAGCACAGCAGAATAGGCATTTTAAACCTCCGTGGCACCGCCGTGCTTATTGAATTTGCCTTTATCACAAACAAAAGCGATATGGCTAAATACAAAGCCAATGTGGGCAAAATCGCCGACTTTTTAACCGAGTTATTAATTAAATATGATAAAAATGGTTAG
- a CDS encoding GNAT family N-acetyltransferase, which yields MGTINGELVCHVAVCPLFTAKAYRATRLVVMPEWQGAGVGKRFLNEIMQYHLDGNGRCGRKYHTFFHTSHPQLCGYLRHANKWTQTNAQLYGANKAKSARSIQKTGKGIGGDKNKTISGFGGHFRAIQAFKYLGNEKQQ from the coding sequence GTGGGAACTATAAACGGCGAGCTTGTTTGCCATGTGGCGGTTTGCCCATTGTTTACCGCCAAAGCGTACAGGGCTACGCGATTGGTTGTAATGCCTGAGTGGCAGGGCGCGGGAGTGGGTAAGCGTTTTCTAAACGAAATAATGCAATATCACTTAGATGGGAACGGGCGCTGCGGTCGCAAGTACCACACCTTTTTTCACACATCACACCCCCAACTTTGTGGCTACCTCCGCCATGCAAATAAGTGGACCCAAACTAATGCGCAATTATACGGAGCAAATAAGGCAAAAAGTGCTAGGTCAATACAAAAAACAGGAAAGGGAATCGGAGGAGATAAAAATAAAACCATTAGCGGGTTTGGTGGGCACTTTAGGGCTATCCAAGCATTTAAATATTTAGGAAATGAAAAACAGCAATAA
- a CDS encoding formyltransferase family protein — translation MPECDLGITAHSFDYIGKRTRYIPRLGWLGYHPSLLPRHRGRSAIEWAIRMNDAITGGTIFWLNGGIDRGDIAYQDWCFIPPEYKLSPKDGASKLWRDVLCPMGVELYRRALTDIAAGRVKKKPQDARFSTFEPDTRVKDIYRPDLLMIEHKKSPQL, via the coding sequence ATGCCAGAGTGCGACCTAGGAATAACGGCTCACTCATTTGACTACATTGGAAAAAGAACGCGATATATTCCACGGCTCGGTTGGCTTGGTTATCACCCAAGCCTATTGCCGAGGCATCGAGGGCGCTCGGCTATTGAGTGGGCAATTAGAATGAATGATGCCATAACAGGGGGTACTATTTTTTGGCTAAATGGCGGAATAGACAGAGGAGATATAGCCTATCAAGACTGGTGCTTTATTCCCCCAGAATACAAATTATCGCCAAAGGACGGCGCAAGTAAGCTATGGCGTGATGTGCTTTGCCCAATGGGCGTCGAGCTCTACCGCAGGGCCCTAACTGATATTGCGGCGGGTAGAGTTAAAAAGAAGCCACAAGATGCAAGATTCAGTACATTCGAGCCAGACACAAGGGTAAAAGATATTTATAGGCCAGACCTTTTAATGATTGAACATAAAAAAAGCCCTCAGCTATGA
- a CDS encoding alginate export family protein, with translation MKKSILSLAAMMAAGVSFAQLSIDANLKTRFEYRHGQADLYVKDTDPATFVSQRTRLGVNYKKDFLELQTTLQNVSVWGDAGQPGASEGVGIYEAWAKLGMGENFSLKLGRQPLSYDDERILGALDWAQTGRTHDAALLSYNNNGLSADAGFAYNQTGENKLGNYYDLHNAFSYKTMQYLHLNRKWAGTSASVLMMNNSFQDPQQDRVYARQTLGGFINSNITPAFKLTGSVYYQIGKAAYDVNLSAYQARLELNYIQPSYQFGIGAELLSGTKYDETEKSHTFVPLYGTNHGFNGFMDYFYVGNYASPNSKGLNDFYGKVAFNVGGDAKLLVQPHVFLANAQIAPDTDKYLGTEVDLVYSNTISENIKLNVGYSHMFASESMELAKGGYGSHDETNNWAWVQLYITPNLFKSNQ, from the coding sequence ATGAAAAAGTCAATTTTATCGTTAGCTGCAATGATGGCAGCTGGAGTATCATTTGCTCAGTTGAGCATCGATGCAAACTTGAAAACTCGTTTTGAGTATCGTCATGGTCAAGCTGATTTGTATGTAAAAGATACCGATCCTGCTACTTTTGTATCTCAGCGTACAAGATTAGGTGTTAACTACAAAAAGGATTTCTTGGAATTGCAAACTACCTTACAAAATGTGAGCGTATGGGGAGATGCTGGGCAGCCAGGTGCTTCTGAAGGTGTAGGTATCTACGAAGCTTGGGCTAAGTTAGGCATGGGAGAAAACTTTAGCTTAAAATTAGGTCGCCAGCCACTTTCTTATGATGATGAGAGAATCCTAGGAGCTCTAGATTGGGCACAAACTGGTAGAACTCATGATGCAGCTTTGTTAAGCTATAACAATAATGGGCTTTCTGCAGATGCTGGTTTTGCTTACAACCAAACAGGAGAAAACAAATTGGGTAATTATTACGATCTACACAATGCGTTTTCTTACAAAACTATGCAGTACCTACACTTGAACAGAAAATGGGCAGGGACTTCTGCTAGTGTATTGATGATGAATAACTCATTCCAAGATCCTCAACAAGATAGAGTTTACGCTCGCCAAACATTGGGAGGATTCATCAACTCAAACATCACTCCAGCGTTTAAATTAACAGGTAGCGTATATTATCAAATAGGTAAAGCAGCTTATGATGTGAATTTATCTGCATACCAAGCAAGATTAGAGTTGAATTACATTCAGCCATCTTATCAATTTGGTATAGGAGCTGAGTTGTTGAGTGGAACTAAATATGATGAGACAGAGAAAAGCCACACATTTGTCCCATTATATGGCACAAACCATGGATTCAACGGATTTATGGATTACTTCTATGTAGGAAATTACGCTTCGCCAAACAGCAAAGGATTGAACGATTTCTATGGAAAAGTAGCGTTTAATGTAGGCGGAGATGCTAAACTTTTAGTTCAGCCACATGTATTTCTTGCAAATGCTCAAATTGCTCCAGATACAGACAAATACTTAGGAACAGAAGTAGATTTGGTTTATTCGAACACTATTTCTGAAAATATTAAATTAAATGTGGGATATTCTCATATGTTTGCTTCAGAGAGTATGGAATTGGCTAAAGGAGGTTATGGCTCACATGATGAAACTAATAATTGGGCTTGGGTACAGCTATATATTACCCCTAATTTGTTTAAAAGTAATCAATAA
- the ccsA gene encoding cytochrome c biogenesis protein CcsA gives MRKFLQFLVSTKVSMVLLFIFAVAMAVATFVENDYGTQVARAQVYEAWWFELLMLWLSINFIFHIKKYNLLSKKKLVIGLFHIAFVIIILGAGITRFFGTEGNMSIREGQAVNYFLSAEKYAQIQFEDQLDLALVNIIPYNFSGIDKSLELNNEKFNFKVVKYFKAAIPELKEGKDTIMEMAISRGQGREDLHVVNRAEIPLPNAEKLSFNYKNPSAFIQIFKENGAWKIKSREKLSIVEMMTQKMSVLPADTVSNLVYNTLYQWGDATFLVKDIAENKQQSYSEAPQNLEEFYPKMVEVEITDANGENIANSYFPFTNKAPEWKSFQYKGKTYQYTFGSEKKFLPFALKLNKFEIERYPGSQSPSGYASDVQVIDKEEDKDFEFKIYMNHVLDYRGYRFYQSSYDADEQGTLLSVNKDRLGTLVTYAGYALLFICMILTLFAKASRFSILNKRLSKIKKSINLILVFALGMGAMHAQDFESSITPQEKANEYGRLVVQDLDGRMKPLTTLAYEISRKLNGKTNIAISTADKTYKLSPEQFLLSIQINPKLYSQIPIFKVDDEKLSRLLKKLNLPVQKYYAFDDLIDEKGTYLLHDEVERVNRLKASERNDADKELLKLDERFNIFYGIVMGDFLRLFPNKNAENNEWFTAKQSQKDFTPEDATFVQNIGKYYLSALAKANAQPEFNAENYKDADESLLYISAYQKEIGKEVYPSETMIAAETFYTKANIGNYLFGFFMVLGIILLVVNILGLFSTQKSLNSILKVGYILSFIGFLVFTFDLGLRWYIAKHPPWSDGFEMMLFVSWGVLLFGLLFSKKSSFALPVGLLFSGVLLFVSFLDWLNPEITNLKPVLHSYWLKIHVAVIVGSYAPLALSAVLALLSLVLIIFKPKMPSKRWWAAMQEMSIVNEMSLTIGLFLLTIGTFLGGIWANESWGRYWAWDPKETWALISIMVYAIVLHLRLIPKLANALMYNLCSMWAFASIIMTSYGVNYYLSGLHSYAKGDPVPVPVWVYWAVVIFGIISVLAAIKFYKLNKNEQKKLR, from the coding sequence ATGAGAAAATTTCTTCAATTTTTAGTTTCAACCAAGGTTTCGATGGTGTTGCTTTTCATTTTTGCCGTGGCAATGGCTGTGGCAACTTTTGTGGAAAATGACTATGGAACGCAAGTCGCACGCGCTCAGGTGTATGAAGCTTGGTGGTTTGAACTTTTAATGCTTTGGCTTTCAATTAATTTTATTTTTCATATAAAGAAATATAATCTCCTGAGCAAGAAAAAATTGGTGATAGGGCTCTTTCACATAGCTTTTGTAATCATTATTCTAGGAGCAGGAATTACAAGATTTTTTGGTACAGAAGGGAACATGTCTATCCGAGAAGGGCAGGCGGTAAATTATTTTCTTTCAGCCGAAAAATATGCCCAAATCCAATTTGAGGATCAATTAGATTTGGCTTTAGTAAACATTATTCCTTATAATTTTTCTGGAATTGACAAATCCTTAGAACTAAACAACGAAAAATTTAATTTTAAAGTTGTAAAATACTTTAAAGCTGCAATTCCAGAATTAAAAGAAGGGAAAGACACTATTATGGAAATGGCTATTTCCAGAGGGCAGGGGAGAGAGGATTTGCATGTTGTAAATCGTGCAGAAATCCCATTGCCAAATGCCGAAAAATTAAGCTTTAACTATAAAAATCCTTCGGCTTTTATTCAAATTTTTAAAGAAAACGGAGCTTGGAAAATCAAGTCTAGAGAAAAGTTATCTATCGTGGAAATGATGACGCAAAAAATGTCGGTTTTGCCTGCCGATACAGTTTCAAACTTGGTGTATAATACGCTATACCAGTGGGGAGACGCGACATTTTTGGTGAAAGACATTGCCGAGAATAAACAACAGTCTTACTCCGAAGCACCGCAAAATTTAGAAGAATTTTACCCGAAAATGGTAGAGGTGGAAATCACCGATGCCAATGGGGAAAATATAGCAAATTCCTATTTTCCGTTTACAAACAAGGCACCCGAATGGAAATCCTTTCAATACAAAGGGAAAACTTATCAATACACATTTGGCTCAGAAAAGAAATTCTTGCCATTTGCTTTAAAATTAAACAAATTTGAGATAGAACGCTACCCAGGAAGCCAAAGTCCGTCGGGGTATGCGAGTGATGTGCAAGTGATTGACAAGGAAGAGGATAAGGATTTTGAGTTTAAAATCTATATGAATCATGTTTTGGACTATCGTGGCTATCGTTTTTACCAATCATCGTATGATGCCGATGAGCAAGGAACACTACTTTCTGTGAACAAAGACCGATTGGGAACGCTAGTGACTTATGCAGGCTATGCACTTTTATTTATTTGTATGATTCTCACTTTATTTGCCAAGGCGAGCCGTTTTTCAATTTTAAATAAAAGATTGAGTAAGATTAAAAAATCCATTAATTTAATTTTGGTCTTTGCACTGGGGATGGGAGCTATGCATGCACAAGATTTTGAAAGCAGCATTACGCCTCAAGAAAAAGCCAATGAGTATGGGCGTCTCGTAGTGCAAGATTTAGATGGGCGAATGAAACCGCTTACCACTTTGGCCTACGAGATTTCGCGTAAGTTAAATGGCAAGACTAATATTGCAATAAGCACAGCCGATAAGACTTATAAACTTTCGCCTGAGCAGTTTTTATTATCCATTCAAATTAATCCGAAATTATACAGCCAAATACCGATTTTTAAAGTAGATGATGAAAAATTGAGCAGATTACTCAAAAAATTGAATTTACCCGTTCAGAAATATTATGCGTTTGATGATTTAATCGATGAAAAAGGGACTTATCTTTTGCATGATGAGGTTGAGCGAGTGAATCGTCTCAAAGCTTCGGAACGAAACGATGCCGACAAGGAATTGCTAAAACTAGATGAGCGATTTAATATTTTTTATGGCATAGTAATGGGAGATTTTTTGCGATTGTTCCCAAACAAAAATGCTGAAAACAATGAATGGTTTACCGCCAAACAATCACAAAAAGATTTTACGCCAGAAGATGCAACCTTTGTTCAAAATATAGGAAAATACTATTTGTCGGCACTTGCAAAAGCCAACGCTCAGCCAGAATTTAACGCCGAAAATTACAAAGACGCAGATGAAAGTTTGCTCTACATTTCGGCGTATCAAAAGGAAATAGGCAAAGAGGTATATCCTAGCGAAACGATGATTGCAGCTGAAACTTTTTATACCAAAGCCAATATTGGAAATTATCTATTTGGATTTTTTATGGTTTTGGGCATTATTCTTTTGGTCGTAAATATTTTGGGATTATTCAGCACGCAAAAATCGCTGAATTCAATATTAAAAGTAGGCTACATTTTATCGTTCATCGGATTTTTAGTCTTCACATTTGATTTGGGTTTAAGATGGTACATTGCCAAACACCCACCATGGAGCGACGGTTTTGAAATGATGCTTTTCGTGTCATGGGGCGTTTTGCTTTTCGGTTTGTTGTTTAGTAAAAAATCATCTTTTGCTTTGCCTGTGGGGTTATTATTTTCGGGCGTTTTGCTGTTTGTGAGTTTCTTAGATTGGCTCAATCCAGAAATCACAAACCTTAAACCCGTATTACATTCCTATTGGCTAAAGATTCATGTCGCTGTGATTGTGGGGAGTTATGCACCATTGGCACTTTCTGCGGTATTAGCCTTACTTTCTTTGGTTTTAATCATTTTTAAACCAAAAATGCCAAGCAAAAGATGGTGGGCTGCGATGCAAGAGATGTCGATCGTGAACGAAATGTCGCTTACCATAGGGCTGTTTTTGCTCACAATCGGGACTTTTTTAGGCGGAATCTGGGCGAATGAAAGCTGGGGACGCTACTGGGCTTGGGATCCTAAAGAAACTTGGGCGTTGATTTCGATTATGGTATATGCCATTGTTTTGCACTTACGATTAATCCCTAAATTAGCCAATGCTCTGATGTATAACTTGTGCAGTATGTGGGCGTTTGCAAGTATTATCATGACTTCGTATGGCGTGAATTATTACCTCAGTGGATTGCATTCTTATGCCAAGGGAGATCCCGTTCCTGTACCAGTTTGGGTGTATTGGGCAGTGGTAATATTTGGAATAATAAGCGTGTTAGCCGCTATTAAATTTTATAAATTAAATAAAAATGAACAGAAAAAATTAAGATAG
- the nrfA gene encoding ammonia-forming cytochrome c nitrite reductase → MKMKNWFFFIVTIVAVFFLGLLISNITDRKAEAKYAYQPKVKIAEDRIEPRDSIWGLNYPRQYQSYQQTADTTYKSPYYSSGKRDVLKDEPALVVLWAGYAFSKDYTQPRGHFYAIDDIRETLRTGAPMKPGEGPMPSTCWTCKSPDVPRLMQQMGVAQFYSKKWSDLGPEVVNKISCADCHDSKTMNLTITRPALVEAFEAMGQDIKTQSHQEMRNLVCAQCHVEYYFDKNKVEGAQYLTFPWHNGKTVEGAERYYDSINFYDWEHPLSKAKMLKAQHPDYEIFKQGVHAKRGVSCADCHMPYKSEGGQKFTDHHIGSPLQNPENSCFVCHRESEKNLVADVYERQTKIKESTGYLAKELAKAHIEAKKAWDLGATEAQMKDILLGLRHAQWRWDYSVASHGAAFHAPVEVARIASSGIQEVAQTRLKLARLLAQLGLKQPVQFPNLDNKAELQKYIGLDMPKLRAEKEKFLKEIVPQWLQQAKQREAKYGVQEVSMAK, encoded by the coding sequence ATTAAAATGAAAAATTGGTTCTTTTTTATCGTAACGATTGTGGCTGTTTTCTTTTTAGGTCTTTTGATTTCTAATATCACCGACCGAAAAGCAGAGGCAAAATATGCGTACCAGCCAAAAGTAAAGATTGCAGAAGACCGTATTGAACCACGAGATTCAATATGGGGGCTTAATTATCCAAGACAATATCAGTCTTATCAGCAAACAGCTGATACTACCTACAAATCTCCCTACTACTCTAGTGGGAAAAGAGATGTCTTGAAAGATGAGCCAGCGCTAGTTGTGTTATGGGCTGGATACGCTTTCTCAAAAGATTATACTCAGCCTAGAGGGCATTTCTATGCAATTGATGACATCAGAGAAACTTTAAGAACGGGAGCGCCTATGAAACCAGGAGAAGGGCCTATGCCATCTACTTGCTGGACATGCAAAAGCCCTGATGTGCCAAGGCTGATGCAACAAATGGGAGTAGCCCAATTTTATAGTAAAAAATGGAGTGATTTAGGTCCAGAAGTGGTAAACAAAATCAGTTGTGCGGATTGTCATGATTCAAAAACTATGAATTTGACAATTACTCGCCCTGCACTGGTCGAAGCTTTTGAAGCAATGGGGCAAGATATCAAAACACAATCTCATCAAGAAATGAGAAACCTTGTGTGTGCACAATGTCACGTAGAATATTATTTCGATAAAAACAAAGTAGAAGGAGCTCAATACCTAACTTTCCCTTGGCATAATGGTAAAACAGTAGAAGGGGCAGAAAGATATTATGATTCAATCAACTTCTACGACTGGGAACACCCATTGTCTAAAGCTAAAATGTTGAAAGCACAGCACCCAGATTACGAAATCTTTAAACAAGGTGTTCACGCAAAAAGAGGCGTTTCTTGTGCCGATTGCCATATGCCATACAAATCAGAAGGAGGACAAAAATTCACAGATCACCACATAGGATCTCCATTGCAAAATCCAGAAAATTCATGCTTTGTATGTCACAGAGAGAGCGAGAAGAATTTGGTGGCTGATGTATATGAAAGACAAACTAAAATCAAAGAATCTACAGGATATTTGGCTAAAGAATTGGCAAAAGCACATATCGAGGCTAAAAAAGCTTGGGATTTAGGAGCTACCGAAGCACAGATGAAAGATATCTTACTTGGATTAAGACACGCTCAATGGAGATGGGATTACTCAGTAGCATCTCACGGGGCAGCATTCCACGCGCCAGTAGAGGTTGCAAGAATAGCAAGTAGCGGTATCCAAGAAGTAGCTCAAACAAGACTAAAACTAGCTAGATTATTAGCTCAATTAGGATTGAAACAGCCAGTTCAGTTCCCGAATTTAGATAATAAAGCGGAACTCCAAAAATATATAGGACTGGATATGCCAAAATTAAGAGCAGAAAAAGAGAAATTCTTGAAAGAAATTGTTCCTCAATGGTTGCAACAAGCAAAACAAAGAGAAGCAAAATACGGAGTACAGGAAGTTTCTATGGCTAAATAA
- the nrfH gene encoding cytochrome c nitrite reductase small subunit: MNSDHNSEHKRRGLWSILPSKKWEVPAIISFGALLGLGFYTLHFSKATSYLSDDPKACINCHVMTPEYMTWAKSSHRRVASCNDCHVPHSNVFAKYFFKAKDGLYHSYVFTTRSEPQVIRAKEASIKVIQENCVRCHENQITDAKTAGTVAHHVENRTSRTCWECHEQVPHGNVKSLSSVGYLIEPTTDVTNENEQIVPEWLQKNVQEQEKNKSKKQENK, encoded by the coding sequence ATGAATAGCGATCATAATTCAGAGCATAAAAGAAGGGGACTTTGGAGTATTCTTCCATCGAAAAAGTGGGAGGTGCCAGCCATTATATCATTTGGTGCTTTGTTAGGTTTAGGGTTTTATACTTTACATTTTAGTAAAGCCACATCTTATTTGTCTGATGATCCCAAGGCGTGTATCAATTGCCATGTGATGACTCCTGAATACATGACATGGGCCAAAAGTTCACACCGTAGAGTTGCTTCATGCAATGATTGCCATGTTCCACATAGCAATGTTTTTGCCAAATACTTTTTTAAAGCAAAAGATGGTTTGTACCATTCTTATGTGTTTACCACTCGTAGCGAGCCACAAGTTATCAGAGCTAAAGAGGCTTCGATAAAAGTGATTCAAGAGAATTGTGTGAGATGTCACGAAAATCAAATTACAGATGCTAAAACCGCTGGAACAGTAGCGCATCATGTAGAAAATAGAACATCACGCACTTGTTGGGAGTGCCACGAGCAAGTTCCGCATGGTAATGTAAAAAGTTTATCATCTGTGGGGTATTTGATTGAACCCACTACAGATGTGACCAATGAAAACGAACAAATTGTTCCAGAATGGTTACAGAAAAATGTGCAGGAGCAAGAAAAAAATAAGTCTAAAAAACAAGAAAATAAATAA
- a CDS encoding thermonuclease family protein: protein MRKLSILFSLVVFSFFSCQKDDDPEAVLNRVNISIKNNPAEEYPGEGYYKVKTVIDGDTFYLENKKSIIKVRLIGINTPELHPVEFFGDQARIFTYNLVNNRYVRLEYDVEHYDKYKRTLAYAYLSDGTFINNEIIKNGYARQLTIPPNVKFEKLFYESLQYAKKHKLGMWHYN, encoded by the coding sequence ATGCGTAAACTAAGTATTCTTTTCTCACTCGTAGTGTTTTCATTTTTTTCTTGCCAAAAAGATGATGACCCAGAAGCCGTGCTTAATCGTGTAAATATTTCTATCAAAAATAATCCTGCCGAGGAGTATCCAGGGGAGGGGTATTATAAGGTGAAAACTGTGATTGATGGAGATACCTTTTATTTAGAAAATAAAAAATCAATAATTAAGGTGCGCTTGATTGGGATTAATACTCCAGAGCTTCATCCTGTAGAATTTTTTGGAGACCAAGCAAGAATTTTCACATACAACTTAGTCAATAACCGATATGTGCGATTGGAGTACGATGTTGAGCACTATGATAAATACAAAAGAACTTTGGCTTATGCCTATTTGAGCGACGGCACTTTTATAAACAATGAGATCATAAAAAATGGCTATGCGCGCCAATTGACGATTCCGCCCAATGTGAAATTTGAGAAGCTTTTTTATGAATCATTGCAATATGCAAAAAAGCATAAATTAGGCATGTGGCACTATAATTAG
- a CDS encoding 5'-nucleotidase C-terminal domain-containing protein, translating to MKNRTFSLISLASILSFTACQKQLYKQPEVAQQEINITSAYAPSPELTEIIAPYKKQLDQEMDQVLTYNPYDLRKGMNANLSNLLADQLLEAGNKIFQKKYHHDIDVALLNAGGIRRTFTPGNITVRSIFELMPFENEAVVVKLNGKDFLKMIDYLKEHRKKGHPIAGLSFSLDAPDLNIMLSNNRKFDVNKSYWVITNDYLQKGGDGMTFLTQPEEIIKINEKLRDIFIQEFKANDTLQINNNPRYLP from the coding sequence ATGAAAAATCGCACATTTTCATTGATTTCCTTAGCAAGCATTCTCTCTTTCACCGCTTGCCAAAAGCAACTCTATAAGCAACCCGAAGTTGCGCAACAAGAAATCAACATTACCTCAGCATATGCTCCAAGCCCTGAACTCACCGAAATAATTGCGCCCTATAAAAAGCAGCTTGACCAGGAAATGGACCAAGTGCTCACCTACAATCCTTACGATTTAAGAAAAGGAATGAATGCGAATTTGAGCAATCTCCTTGCCGATCAGTTGCTTGAAGCGGGCAATAAAATTTTTCAAAAAAAATATCATCACGATATCGATGTAGCTTTGCTAAACGCAGGGGGAATCCGTAGAACTTTTACGCCAGGCAATATCACGGTGCGCAGTATTTTTGAGCTGATGCCATTTGAAAACGAAGCCGTGGTGGTAAAATTAAACGGAAAAGATTTTCTAAAAATGATTGATTATCTCAAAGAGCATCGCAAAAAAGGGCATCCCATTGCAGGTTTGAGCTTTTCGCTTGACGCACCTGATTTAAACATTATGCTCAGCAACAATCGCAAATTTGATGTGAATAAGTCTTACTGGGTCATCACCAACGATTATTTGCAAAAAGGTGGCGATGGCATGACTTTCTTAACACAGCCCGAAGAAATTATAAAAATCAACGAAAAACTTCGTGATATTTTTATCCAAGAATTCAAGGCAAACGACACTTTACAAATCAACAACAATCCAAGATATTTACCCTAA
- a CDS encoding bifunctional metallophosphatase/5'-nucleotidase → MLSRRKFLATTSAATALTLLPSIPAWAKSNAKKITILHTNDQHSRIEPFETSENPKYSNKGGFARRAALIDKIRKEEPNVLLLDAGDIFQGTPYFNFFGGELEFKLMSKMGYEASTMGNHDFDNGLAGFDRQLKHANFDFICSNYDFTNTILDGKTKKYKIIEKGGVKIGIFGLGIDPVGLISKENYLETKYLDPVEISQEMTRILKDKKCDMIICLSHIGYKYDSPKISDCELATKTQDIDLIIGGHTHTFLPHPTEILNKVGKPTIVNQVGWAGLYLGRLDFYFDTFNKQRKVATAQLEITSNIV, encoded by the coding sequence ATGCTTTCAAGAAGAAAATTTTTAGCGACTACTTCAGCTGCAACTGCGCTTACACTTTTACCTAGTATTCCTGCGTGGGCAAAATCTAACGCAAAGAAAATCACAATTTTGCACACCAACGACCAGCATAGTAGAATTGAGCCTTTTGAAACTTCGGAAAATCCAAAATATTCCAACAAAGGTGGTTTTGCGCGTCGTGCGGCTTTGATAGATAAAATCAGAAAAGAAGAGCCTAATGTTCTGTTGCTAGATGCGGGCGATATTTTCCAAGGTACGCCGTATTTCAACTTTTTTGGGGGTGAATTGGAGTTTAAGCTGATGTCTAAAATGGGCTACGAAGCTTCGACCATGGGAAATCATGATTTTGACAATGGATTGGCTGGATTTGATAGACAACTAAAACATGCAAATTTTGATTTTATTTGCTCTAATTACGATTTCACCAACACGATTCTGGACGGAAAAACCAAAAAATATAAAATCATAGAAAAAGGCGGAGTGAAAATTGGAATTTTTGGACTAGGAATTGATCCCGTGGGGCTCATCAGCAAAGAGAATTATTTAGAAACCAAATACCTCGACCCCGTCGAAATTTCGCAAGAAATGACGCGAATCCTGAAAGATAAAAAATGTGATATGATCATTTGCCTTTCGCATATTGGGTACAAATACGACTCACCTAAAATCTCTGATTGTGAACTTGCTACCAAAACACAGGATATAGATTTAATCATCGGGGGGCACACACACACTTTTCTCCCACACCCTACCGAAATCCTAAACAAGGTGGGCAAACCAACGATTGTGAATCAAGTAGGCTGGGCAGGATTGTATCTTGGGCGACTTGATTTCTATTTTGATACTTTTAATAAACAAAGAAAAGTGGCTACGGCACAATTAGAAATCACGTCAAATATCGTTTAA